Proteins from a single region of Drosophila biarmipes strain raj3 chromosome 3R, RU_DBia_V1.1, whole genome shotgun sequence:
- the LOC108025405 gene encoding coiled-coil-helix-coiled-coil-helix domain-containing protein 10, mitochondrial gives MPRRQRSTSAKPSSTSTLPVVLPTTRSSEMIFKDVAAHAAGVAAGSAVGHAIGAGITGLFRGRGQQPHHSDLVEEGPCAKEMKQFLKCTEENDDLNVCREFQDAVRRCHRHYNV, from the coding sequence ATGCCACGCAGACAGAGAAGCACTTCGGCCAAGCCCAGCTCCACGAGTACCCTGCCAGTGGTGCTGCCCACCACCCGGAGCTCGGAGATGATCTTCAAGGACGTGGCCGCCCACGCGGCAGGCGTGGCAGCGGGGTCAGCTGTGGGTCACGCCATAGGCGCCGGGATAACCGGGCTGTTCAGGGGACGGGGTCAGCAGCCGCACCACAGCGACTTGGTCGAGGAGGGTCCTTGCGCCAAGGAGATGAAGCAGTTCCTCAAGTGCACCGAGGAGAATGACGACCTCAATGTCTGCAGGGAGTTCCAGGACGCGGTTCGTCGTTGCCATCGTCACTATAACGTTTAG
- the LOC108025404 gene encoding coiled-coil-helix-coiled-coil-helix domain-containing protein 10, mitochondrial: MPRQRSESQRSSGSIRRQSSRSSHVFATKPSSRGSSRDLPAVQQPKKESPPAAAPTAEAKGPSTGERFKDMATTAAGVAAGSAVGHAVGAGLTGMFQGRGQASAPAKEQPQQEASLGAATAASPSAHHTQLVEDGPCAFELRQFLKCTEENGSDLSICREFNEAMQQCRRRYNV; encoded by the coding sequence ATGCCTCGTCAGCGGTCCGAAAGTCAGAGATCCTCGGGATCAATACGCCGAcagagcagcaggagcagccatGTCTTCGCCACAAAGCCCTCTTCTCGGGGGAGTAGCAGGGATCTGCCGGCGGTGCAGCAGCCCAAGAAGGAATCCCCACCAGCGGCAGCTCCGACGGCGGAGGCCAAGGGTCCCAGCACTGGGGAGCGCTTCAAGGACATGGCGACCACGGCGGCTGGAGTGGCGGCAGGATCCGCTGTGGGTCACGCCGTGGGAGCCGGACTAACCGGGATGTTCCAAGGACGTGGTCAAGCTAGTGCTCCCGCCAAGGAGCAGCCCCAGCAGGAAGCATCCTTGGGCGCCGCAACTGCTGCCTCCCCTTCTGCCCACCACACCCAACTGGTGGAGGACGGACCTTGCGCCTTCGAGCTGAGGCAGTTCCTCAAGTGCACCGAGGAGAACGGCAGCGATCTCTCCATCTGCAGGGAGTTCAACGAGGCCATGCAGCAGTGCCGGCGGCGCTACAATGTCTGA